GCGGTCAGCGGTCAGCGGTCAGCGGTCAGCGGTCAGCGGTCAGCGGTCAGCGGTCAGCGGTCAGCGGTCAGCGGTCAGCGGTCAGCGGTCAGCGGTCAGCGGTCAGCGGTCAGCGGTCAGCGGTACGAGTATGTCAGTGAAAGCGTGCAAGTTGCAATTGTCATCCTGAGCGCAGCGAAGGACCTCACCCGCTGACCGTCAACTGCCGCACCAGACAATGGTAAGCGACGTTAGCGCCGCACCATGTCATCCTGAGTGAAGCGAGCTTGCGAGCACAACGCAGGATCTCACCCACCAACACGACACGTGACGGTCAGCGGGTGAGGTCCTTCGCTGCGCTCAGGATGACAACTGTGAGTTGCACACTTTCACCATCGCCCACGCCCCACGCCCCACGCCCCACGCCCTACTGCCGGCTCCGCCAGGGGATCAGCCACGCTTCGAGCTGATCCAGCAGCCAGAACGAGAGCATGCCCAGCGCCGCCACCGTCAGGATGCCGACGTACACGTCGTCGATCCGCCCGATCTGCCACGAGTTCCAGATCAGGTAGCCCAGCCCGGACTTGGCGGCCACCATCTCGGCCTGCACCAGCAGCAGCAGCGAGACCGCCCACCCGAGCTTGACCCCCGCGAAGATGACCGGCAGCGCCCCTGGCAGCGCAATCGTCCAGATCGTGGCGAGGCGGCTCGCGCCGTAGTTGCGGCCCACATCCAGGTAGATGCGGTCGATGTTCGCCACGCCGGCCGTCGTGCTGACCAGCACCTGGAAGAAGACGCCGCTGGCGATGATCGCCCACTTGGACGATTCACCCAATCCGAAGATCACGATGACTAGCGGCACGATCGCCACCTTCGGGATCGCGAACAGCGCGCCAGCAATCGGCTGAAGCGCCGCCCGCACCAGCGGCATCAGACCCATCAGCACACCCAGGAGCAGCGCCGGCAGCGCCCCGATGACGAACCCGATGGCGGCGCGCCCCAGGCTGATGCTGATGTCCGTGGGGAGCGTCGTGCGGATCAGCACCAGGAACGAGGCAGCAATCGTCGAGGGGGCCGGGAAGAACCCGCGATTGATCAGCCGGGCCTGCGCCGCCGCCTCCCAGAGCGCCAGCAGCAGGATCGGCGCGATCAGCGCAACGACCTTCTCCACCACCTGCCGCGAGACGACCGCCCGCCGCTGGCTGGCTGTGCGAACGCGCACCACGCCGCCCGCGCTCATCCGGCCGGCGCTCGCGCTCACCCGGCCCCCGCCCGCACTCATTCGGCCGTGGCCTCGGCGGCCCGGGCCTGGAGCACCTCATCCCGCAACTGGCTCCAGACCGTAAACGACAGCTCCCCGAACTCCGGCGTCGCCTTCAGCTCATACGCGCCACGCGGCCGGGCAAACGGGATCGAGATGTCCGCCTTCAGCCGCCCGGGACGGGCGGTCATCACCAGAACACGGTCGCCCAGCACCAGCGCCTCGTCGATGCTGTGGGTGATGAAGACCACCGTCCGGCGGGACTCTTCCCAGATCCGCAGCAGCTCCTCGTGGAGCAGGCTCTTGTTCTGCTCGTCCAGCGCCCCGAACGGCTCGTCCATCAGCAGGATCTCGGGCGCGTTGGCGAACGCCCGCGCCACCGAGACGCGCTGCTTCATGCCGCCCGACAACTGGTGCGGGTACGCCTTCCGGAACGCCGTCAGCCCGACCTTCTCGATGTAGTACTCGACCTGCTCGCGGTACTGCCGCCCGGAGATGCCGCGCATCCGTGGACCGTACGCCACGTTGTCGTAGACGCTCATCCAGGGGAAGATGGACTGCTCCTGGAAGACCATCGAAGTCAGCGGCCGGTGCGGATCGGCGTGAACCATCTCGATGCGGCCCTCGGCCTGCTCCTCCAGGCCGGCCAGGATCCGCAGCAAGGTCGTCTTGCCGCAGCCAGACGGCCCCACGATGCAGCAGAACTGCCCCTCTGGAATGGTCAGATCGATGTCCTGCAACGCCTGAACGACGCCGTTCCGCGCCCGGAACGTCTTGCTCAGACGCTCGACGACGATCTTCGGCGGACGGGCGTCCTCACCCGTCGAGACAGCGGCCGGCGCGTCTGTCACCATGCTGGCGGAAGTCTACCAGAGCGCCGACCGCCGGCCCCGCGCTACGTCCCGAGGGTGATGACCACCAGCGCCTTCGGAGGCACGCTGTTGTTGGCCTCCGGGTTCTGGTTGATCACCTGCCCCTTGCGGCCCGGCGCGTTGTCCTGGCGCACCCGCACCGTGAAGCCCATCCCCTCCAGCATCCGCCGCGCCTCCCGCTCGTCCATCCCCTCGACGTTCGGGACCAGCACCAGCCCCTCCTTCGGGGCCGGCTTCGGCTGCAGACCGCCGCCACCGCCACGCCCCACCACGATGACCACCGTGCTGCCCTCCAGCACCTGACGGTCTCCGGGCGGATCCTGCGCCACCACCGTGCCCTCGCGGGCGTTCGCGGACGGCCGCTCCTCAGCCTTCACCGTCAGGCCGGCATCGCGGATCAGCTTCGCCGCCTCAGCCTCCGGCCGCCCGATCACCCCCGGCACCGCCTTCATCCCGGCCGGTGGCGGCGGCGTGGTCGGCTTCGGGACGGCGGTGGCCGTCGCTGGTGGAGGCGGTGAGGCCGTCGGTTGGGGCGGGGCAGTCGGCTGCGGAACCGCCGTTGGCGGCGCGACCGTCGGCTGGACTGCTGGCTTTGCCACCGCCGTGGGCTTCGCTGGCGTGGTCGGCGTGGGGGCGGGCGTCGCCACAAAGACGGGCGCGGGCGTCGGGCGACCTTGCACGTAGTTCATCGGGTTGACCCGCTCGCCGAGCGCCGTCCCGATCCGCACCCCCACCGTAGCCAGCACGATGGCCGCCACGACCCAGGGCCAGAGACGTCGCCGCCTCGGCCGCTCGTGGCGAGCCGCCCGCCCCGTTCGCCGATCTCGGGGCTGCCGCTCCCCGATGCGCCGCGGCGGCGGCATCAGCACATCCGTCCGCGGGCCGGCCTCCGGGCCACTGGTGTACGGCTGCTCCCCGCTGAGGGGCCGCCGCACGGTGCCGGACTGGATCACCTGCGTCCCGAGTGGCTGCCGCGGCTGTGGCCCCGTCTGCCGGTGCGTCTGGCCCGACGTCGACGGGGGCATGCCCCCGAACATCGCCGGGTTGACGGACGTCGCGTCCAGCGCCGGCTGCTGGCCCGTGTTCACGGACCGCTGGCCACGCAGCGCTGCCGCCACCAGCGCCGCCGAAGCCGGCCGCGGCTCAGGCTCCTTCGCCAGGCAGGCCAGGATCACCTCGGCAAGCTGCTGCGGGACGGCCGGGTTCACCTGCTGCGGCGGGGTCGGCGTCGCCTGGAGCTGCAGCCGCGCCACCGCCAGCGGCGACTCAGCGGTAAACGGCAGCTGGCCCGTCGCCAGCTCGTACAGCACCACGCCCAGCGAGTACACGTCCGACGCCGGCGTCGTCTGGCGTCCCTCGGCCTGCTCCGGCGACATGTAGTGGACCGACCCGACGACCATCCCATCCGCCGTGATCGAGCTTTCCCCGAGCGCCACGGCGATGCCGAAGTCCGCCACCTTGACCTTGCCGTCAGCCGTCAGCAGGACGTTCTGGGTCTTGATGTCGCGGTGGATCAGCCCCTTGCGGTGCGCGTACTCCAGGGCCGCCGCGATCTGGCACCCCAGGTCGACGACCTGCTCGGTCGGCAACGCGCCGTGCTGGCGAACCTGCTCGCGGAGGTCATGCCCCTCCACGTACTCCATCACGATGTAATTCGAGGGGCCGTCCTGGCCCACGTCGTACACCAGGATGATGTTCGGGTGGTTCAGGCGTGCAGCGGCCCGCGCCTCGCGGTTGAAGCGCTCCAGGAACTCGTGCTCCGCGCCCAGCTGCTCGCGGAGCACCTTCACCGCCACCGTCCGGCCGAGCATCGTGTCCTCAGCCCGGTACACGACGGCCATCCCGCCCTGCCCCAGCACGCCGCCCAGGCGGTACCGCCCGCCCAGCACGCGCGCTCCGACGGTCACCGGCCTGTCTCCTCGCTACGCGCTCGCTCGTTCAGGGTGCGGCCTCTGCGGTCAGGCGTGCGACAGCTGCGCGTCGGGCGCCCGGGTAGTCAGCAACGATCCGCTCAAGAGCATGCCACGATCAGGACTTGTAGATCAGAAACACGGCGACCGACTGGCCTGATCCCGGCTCGTCAAAGTACCGTACACACGGATAGTGACGGCCGTCACGCAATCCGGTGCCGTACTGGCTGTCGATTGCCGCCCGGACAGACTCCGGAATCGCGTCCGTTTTGGCGACCTCGGCCGGGAACCGCGAGTACGACACGTAGTTCGGCTTCGCTTGCCCGAACACCTGCGACGACCGCGCTTTGGCTGCCTTCTCCAGCGCGCCGATCAGGGCCGGGCTGTCCTGGACCGCGTGCGAGTTTCCGCTGGTGAAAATCACCAGGTGCTCCAGGGAGGAGATCGGCCCGCCGGGCTTGCCCTGAAGCCCCTGCAGCTCGGTCGGGAAGTACTTCTCGCGCAGGCCGCGCAGGCCACGGCAGCCGATCAGCGCCGCGAACGACATCACGATCAGCGGGTAGACTGGCAGCGCAAAACTGCTGAGCGCCAGCCCGATCAGGATGCCAAAGAGGAGAATCAGGCTGAACAGCGGGTTCGCCAGCGAGAGGATCGCCGCCCGCTTGTACAGCGTCAGCAGCGGCAGGTCTTCCGGCTCGGGGGCTGGCGGCGGCTCGGCCACCCGCGAATCCCCGTCCAGCGACCAGCCGTCGTCGCCGGTCGGCGGGGGCGGCGGCGGGAAAGCGGCGGCCACCATCAGCGGCATGACGTAGATCTGGACCGTCAGCCAGTAGACGATGGCGTACAGCCAGAGGATCGCCACGGCGTTGAGCAGCGGGTTCGCCGAGGACATGTAGAACGACGTGTTGAACAGCAACCCGAAGAAGACGGCCAGCCCGATCACATAGGTGACAGACGCCTGCTTCCAGAGGGTGCGGAGCGCCCGCCAGAACAGGTTGAACTCGGGCGTCTCCTCGTTCACCACGAAGTTGGCGATAGCATAGACGCCCGCCGAGGCCGGCTGCGGCATCAGCACCAGGAGCATCGCCCCGAGCAGCCACGGCAGCGCCGACCCCTCGTCGGTGGCCGCCCCCTCGACAGCAGCGGCGCTCGCGGACCAGGCCCCGGCCAGCGTCAGCAGCAGGCCGGTCAGGGCCGAGGTGACCACGTACAGCGGCAGGCTGACGACGAACCACGTGACGTTGGTCCGGATCATCAGCAGCGATTCGTCCCAGAAATGGATCAGGGCGCGCCAGAGAACCCGAAATCCTGTCAGCATGGGCGGCATTGTACCAGGAGCGTCTATGCGTCCGGGTCGTATACTGGCGCGCATGTCGAACGGGGCAGGAACGGGCAGGACGTCGCCCGGCAAACAGTCCGCGGCGCTGATCGTGATGGTTGGAGCGCCAGGTTCTGGCAAGTCGTACCTCGGGCGTCAGGTGAGCGCGGCGCTGGACGCACGCCTCATCCAGACCGACGCCGTCCGCAAGCAGTTGTTCCCGAACCCGCGCTACACGCCCGGCGAGGCGTCGGCGGTCTACGACGCCTGCCACCGGATGATCGCGGAGGCGCTGGCAGGGGGCGAGTGCGTCGTATTCGACGGCACCAACTTACAGGAGCGCCACCGCACCACCCTCTACAGGCTGGCCGAGCAGACCGGCGCCCGGCTGGCCGTGGTCGTGGCGCGCGCGCCGGAGGCCGTCATCCGAGCGCGCCTGCGGCAGCGCATCGAGGCGCCCAGCCCGACCGACCAGTCAGACGCCGACTGGCCGATCTACCTGCGCCTGCGCCGTGACGCCGAGCCGGTCCTCCGGCCGCACGTCGTCGTCAACACAACGGTCTCACCGGCGCCAGTGCTGCGGCTGCTGCGCCGCCAGCTCGAGGGCTGACGACTGCAGCACGCTCGGTCAGGGCGCAACGGGCACGTGGACGGAACGATCCTGTCTTCCGTCGACCCGCCGTCCACGAACGGCCCCCGCCGGCTGGGCGGCGCGCCGGCACAACGCTATACTGTGCCCATTCGCGCCCAGGATGTCGCTGCCACGCGGTAGAGACTCGCCGTTTGAGGGTCCATGCGAAGGTGCATGGTGTCGCGCGGGATTCCGATAGCGCCAGACCGGGCCGACTCTGACAAGAGGGGGAGGGGTCGGTAGGCGCGGCCTGCTGCCAGGATCGACCGCCCCCCTGGTCGTTCCACGTCGCACGTCGCGCAGGACTCGTGGCCTTGCGTGCCGGCAGATTTGTCGCACAGACGGGGCATCTTGGGGGAGTACACGGAGGTTCTCGATGCTAGAGACGAGAATGGGGACAACGGTGACCCGCCGTGGAATGACTCGGCGAACGCTCTTCAAGACCGCCGCTGTCGGTCTGGGAGCGATCTCGCTCGCGCCGGTCCTGTCCGCCTGCGGGATGATCCCGGGCATGGGCGGCGACAAGATGGTCATCTGGACAGACGCAACGTTCGCCCCGCCCTCGGATGATTACCAGACCGAGGAGATCAACAAGTGGGCCAAGAGCAAGAACGTCGAGGTGGAGATCACCCGCGAGACTGGCGACAATGTCCGCCAGAAGCTCCAGGCAGCCGTCGAATCCAGGCAACTGCCGGACATCTCGCAGGTGGATGTCGGCCGATTCACGGCGTTCTACCCGGCCGGCATCTTCATCGATCACTCAGACCTGTACGCCGAGTTCTCGAAGGCGTGGGGCGGCTTCTACAAGCCTGCTGAGCGGATCGTGACCCGAGACGGCAAGCAGTGGATGCTGCCGTACTCCATTGACAGCAACATGATCCTGTACCGCAAGGACATTCTCGATGCGGGCGGCGTCAAGGAAGCCCCCAAGACCTGGGATGAGCTGTTCGACGTTGCGAAGAAGCTCCAGACGCCTCCGAACATCTACGGGGTCGGCTTCCAGTTCAACAAGGCCGGCACGGACGCCGAGGACACGTTCCACCTGATGATGCTCGGGTACGGCGGCAAGATCGTCAACGAAGACAGCAAGCTGGCGAACATCAAGACGCCGGAGATGCTGGCCTTCCTGACGCGCATCAAGACCAGTTGGGACGCTGGCGTGTATCCGCCGGGCGTCACCGGCTGGGATAACGCCGCCAACAACACCGCGCTTCAAGATGAGAAGGTCATCTTCATCCAGAACCCGGCCAGCCCGCTGGTCTGGTTCCGCACCAACAAGCCGGACATGCTGCCGAAGATCGGTGTGGCCTCCACGCCGGGCGGTCCGAAGGGCGTCTTCAACACCGCGTATGTCCGCGACGGCTTCGCGGTCCTGAACACTGGCAACCAGAGGCGGATGGATCTCTCCAAGGATCTCATGCGCCACCTGTACAGCAAGGACGTGTATCGGAAGTGGATCGAGCTGGCGTTCCCCTCGCCGGCCGTGGCCGGCATGGAAGACCATGAGGTCTGGAAGAACCCGGCCCGCAAGGCGTTCCTCGAGGCCGCCAAGACCGGCATTCTGGCTGGGCACCCCGGTCAGCCGACTCAGGCGTACTCCGAGTTCACCAACCGCCAGCCGCTGATCTCGGCGGCGGCGCGGATGGCCGTTGAGGGCTGGTCTCCAGAGCAAGCGCTCGACGAGCTGGCGAAGACCGCCGAAGACGTGTTCTCGAAGTACAAGTAGGAGGTGCTGGGTGCTGGGTCTCGGGTTCTGGGAGGGCGGATTCTCACCCCCAGAACCCGAAACCCAGAACCTGGAACCCCGCCCGGGGGTGACCCGTGAGTGTCCAGAGCACGGTTCTTCGCCAC
This is a stretch of genomic DNA from Chloroflexota bacterium. It encodes these proteins:
- a CDS encoding ABC transporter permease translates to MSASAGRMSAGGVVRVRTASQRRAVVSRQVVEKVVALIAPILLLALWEAAAQARLINRGFFPAPSTIAASFLVLIRTTLPTDISISLGRAAIGFVIGALPALLLGVLMGLMPLVRAALQPIAGALFAIPKVAIVPLVIVIFGLGESSKWAIIASGVFFQVLVSTTAGVANIDRIYLDVGRNYGASRLATIWTIALPGALPVIFAGVKLGWAVSLLLLVQAEMVAAKSGLGYLIWNSWQIGRIDDVYVGILTVAALGMLSFWLLDQLEAWLIPWRSRQ
- a CDS encoding ABC transporter ATP-binding protein, translated to MVTDAPAAVSTGEDARPPKIVVERLSKTFRARNGVVQALQDIDLTIPEGQFCCIVGPSGCGKTTLLRILAGLEEQAEGRIEMVHADPHRPLTSMVFQEQSIFPWMSVYDNVAYGPRMRGISGRQYREQVEYYIEKVGLTAFRKAYPHQLSGGMKQRVSVARAFANAPEILLMDEPFGALDEQNKSLLHEELLRIWEESRRTVVFITHSIDEALVLGDRVLVMTARPGRLKADISIPFARPRGAYELKATPEFGELSFTVWSQLRDEVLQARAAEATAE
- a CDS encoding protein kinase, which produces MTVGARVLGGRYRLGGVLGQGGMAVVYRAEDTMLGRTVAVKVLREQLGAEHEFLERFNREARAAARLNHPNIILVYDVGQDGPSNYIVMEYVEGHDLREQVRQHGALPTEQVVDLGCQIAAALEYAHRKGLIHRDIKTQNVLLTADGKVKVADFGIAVALGESSITADGMVVGSVHYMSPEQAEGRQTTPASDVYSLGVVLYELATGQLPFTAESPLAVARLQLQATPTPPQQVNPAVPQQLAEVILACLAKEPEPRPASAALVAAALRGQRSVNTGQQPALDATSVNPAMFGGMPPSTSGQTHRQTGPQPRQPLGTQVIQSGTVRRPLSGEQPYTSGPEAGPRTDVLMPPPRRIGERQPRDRRTGRAARHERPRRRRLWPWVVAAIVLATVGVRIGTALGERVNPMNYVQGRPTPAPVFVATPAPTPTTPAKPTAVAKPAVQPTVAPPTAVPQPTAPPQPTASPPPPATATAVPKPTTPPPPAGMKAVPGVIGRPEAEAAKLIRDAGLTVKAEERPSANAREGTVVAQDPPGDRQVLEGSTVVIVVGRGGGGGLQPKPAPKEGLVLVPNVEGMDEREARRMLEGMGFTVRVRQDNAPGRKGQVINQNPEANNSVPPKALVVITLGT
- a CDS encoding ATP-binding protein, encoding MRPGRILARMSNGAGTGRTSPGKQSAALIVMVGAPGSGKSYLGRQVSAALDARLIQTDAVRKQLFPNPRYTPGEASAVYDACHRMIAEALAGGECVVFDGTNLQERHRTTLYRLAEQTGARLAVVVARAPEAVIRARLRQRIEAPSPTDQSDADWPIYLRLRRDAEPVLRPHVVVNTTVSPAPVLRLLRRQLEG
- a CDS encoding extracellular solute-binding protein, with product MLETRMGTTVTRRGMTRRTLFKTAAVGLGAISLAPVLSACGMIPGMGGDKMVIWTDATFAPPSDDYQTEEINKWAKSKNVEVEITRETGDNVRQKLQAAVESRQLPDISQVDVGRFTAFYPAGIFIDHSDLYAEFSKAWGGFYKPAERIVTRDGKQWMLPYSIDSNMILYRKDILDAGGVKEAPKTWDELFDVAKKLQTPPNIYGVGFQFNKAGTDAEDTFHLMMLGYGGKIVNEDSKLANIKTPEMLAFLTRIKTSWDAGVYPPGVTGWDNAANNTALQDEKVIFIQNPASPLVWFRTNKPDMLPKIGVASTPGGPKGVFNTAYVRDGFAVLNTGNQRRMDLSKDLMRHLYSKDVYRKWIELAFPSPAVAGMEDHEVWKNPARKAFLEAAKTGILAGHPGQPTQAYSEFTNRQPLISAAARMAVEGWSPEQALDELAKTAEDVFSKYK